A genomic segment from Odontesthes bonariensis isolate fOdoBon6 chromosome 8, fOdoBon6.hap1, whole genome shotgun sequence encodes:
- the kdm7aa gene encoding lysine-specific demethylase 7A translates to MAAAPLYCVCRQPYDVSRFMIECDICKDWFHGSCVQVEEHHAVDIDVYHCPNCDVKHGPSLMKNRNNWHRHDYTEPDDGSKPVQAGTTVFVKELQNRTFPSAEEIMIRMKGEQVTTRFLERHGFNYPIAVIEMEGLGLKLPPPTFSVKDVVQYVGGDKVIDVIDVARQADSKMKLSEFIKYFTKPHRPKVLNLISLEFSDTKMAELVEVPDVARKMSWVENYWPDDSFFPKPFVQKYCLMGVKDSYTDFHIDFGGTSVWYHVLWGEKIFYLIKPSPTNLALYEAWSSSPNQSEVFFGEKVDKCYKCVVPQGTTLLIPTGWIHAVLTSQDCMAFGGNFLHNLNIGMQLRCYEMERRLKTPDLFKFPYFEAICWYVAKNLLEMLKELREDSCPPPTYIVDGVKALIVALRTWLKREVTEPTSEVPDHIRPNHLIKELTKEIRCLEEEPGSGSKPVKSQGCAIPSGMNGCPATRSALERLCQARRARRAARRLREQQRQEPKVPSNLDILEQHTREVLKRLEVGPLEEDPAFCAKVHGKLNKVSTASAAAAAAAAESLEDNHLRLMLVNGRIIRDLRRLGSSPIKTEGEWSPVGHSPPKSYVDVTSERTEDSQEQHNTLEKPTLLRGLERVKIELREEVSGHSSASDMESDSDSSTESKASSASSSSDEDSESSPEEEEERGSSQQTGSGHTIELDQSGQKLRHKHKPLKRERPTSPSTEEAIQGMLTMAGLLCPSKPEKAASPQEPWWSSQCSPQEAAQHQHRLQGGKSPIDSQGNSSSEAWDNQGLPSPETEYQYCDPSMSPPLHPSKRHAPNPPPISNQATKGKRPKKGMATAKQRLGKILKLNRHNRVFV, encoded by the exons ATGGCGGCGGCCCCGCTGTACTGTGTCTGCCGGCAGCCCTACGATGTGAGCCGGTTTATGATCGAGTGCGACATCTGTAAAGACTGGTTTCATGGCAG CTGTGTACAGGTAGAAGAGCATCATGCTGTGGATATTGATGTTTACCACTGTCCAAATTGTGATGTCAAACACGGACCCTCCCTGA TGAAAAATCGCAACAATTGGCACAGGCATGATTACACAGAGCCAGACGACGGATCGAAACCGGTGCAGGCGGGCACCACAGTGTTTGTCAAGGAGCTCCAGAACAGGACCTTCCCCAG TGCAGAGGAGATTATGATACGGATGAAAGGTGAGCAGGTGACCACCAGGTTCTTGGAGAGACATGGCTTCAACTACCCAATAGCGGTCATCGAGATGGAGGGCCTGGGCTTGAAACTACCCCCTCCTACTTTCTCCGTCAAAGACGTGGTGCAGTACGTGG GTGGTGACAAAGTTATCGACGTGATAGATGTGGCGCGGCAGGCGGACAGCAAGATGAAGCTCAGTGAGTTTATCAAGTATTTCACCAAGCCACATCGACCCAAGGTCCTCAACCTCATCAGCCTGGAGTTCTCTGACACCAA GATGGCGGAATTGGTGGAGGTTCCTGACGTGGCTCGGAAGATGTCCTGGGTAGAAAACTACTGGCCGGACGACTCATTCTTCCCTAAGCCCTTTGTCCAAAAGTACTGCCTTATGGGGGTTAAAGACAGCTACACAGATTTCCACATAGACTTTGGAGGCACCTCTGTCTGGTATCATGTTCTCTGG GGTGAGAAGATCTTCTACTTGATCAAGCCCTCTCCCACCAACCTTGCACTATATGAGGCATGGAGCTCCTCACCCAATCAGAGTGAAGTGTTCTTTGGGGAGAAAGTGGATAAGTGCTACAAGTGTGTCGTACCCCAAGGAACCACCCTGCTCATCCCGACAG GCTGGATCCATGCTGTTCTCACCTCTCAGGATTGCATGGCATTTGGAGGGAACTTCCTTCACAACCTCAATATTGGCATGCAGCTCAG GTGTTACGAAATGGAGCGCCGTTTGAAAACCCCAGATCTCTTTAAGTTTCCCTACTTTGAGGCCATCTGCTGGTATGTGGCCAAGAACCTCCTGGAAATGCTAAAAG aGCTACGGGAAGACAGCTGTCCACCACCAACCTACATAGTTGATGGAGTCAAGGCTTTAATCGTTGCTCTGAGGACGTGGTTGAAAAGAGAG GTGACTGAGCCCACCAGTGAGGTACCAGACCATATCAGGCCGAATCATCTTATTAAAGAGCTGACCAAGGAAATCCGCTGCCTGGAG GAGGAACCGGGGAGTGGTAGCAAGCCAGTGAAATCTCAGGGATGTGCAATACCATCTGGAATGAATGGCTGCCCGGCCACTCGCTCCGCACTGGAGAGGCTGTGCCAGGCGCGGCGGGCGCGACGGGCCGCCAGGCGGCTGAGGGAGCAGCAGCGGCAGGAACCCAAGGTGCCCTCCAACCTGGACATCTTGGAGCAGCACACCAGGGAGGTGCTGAAGAGGCTGGAGGTGGGACCTCTGGAGGAG GATCCGGCATTTTGTGCCAAGGTTCATGGGAAGCTTAACAAAGTGTCGAcagcatctgcagcagctgcagcagctgcagcggAGTCCTTGGAGGACAACCACCTACGACTCATGCTGGTCAATGGAAGAATAATTAG AGATTTGAGGCGGCTGGGCAGCAGCCCGATAAAGACGGAGGGGGAATGGTCACCTGTTGGCCACAGCCCACCAAAGAGTTATGTGGACGTAACGTCGGAGAGGACGGAGGACAGTCAAGAGCAGCACAACACGCTTGAGAAACCAACGCTCCTCA GGGGTCTGGAGAGGGTGAAGATTGAACTCAGGGAAGAAGTCTCAGGACACTCCAGTGCGTCGGACATGGAGTCAGACAGCGATTCTTCCACAGAG AGTAAAGCATCATCTGCGTCGTCCTCTTCTGACGAGGACTCGGAGAGTTCgccggaggaagaggaggagaggggctCATCTCAGCAGACAGGCTCAGGGCACACCATAGAGCTGGACCAGTCTGGTCAAAAACTCAGGCACAAACACAAACCACTCAAACG AGAACGTCCTACCTCACCCAGCACAGAAGAGGCCATTCAGGGGATGCTGACGATGGCTGGTCTGCTGTGCCCCTCCAAGCCAGAGAAGGCAGCCTCGCCCCAAGAGCCCTGGTGGTCCAGCCAGTGCTCCCCACAGGAAGCGGCGCAGCACCAGCACCGACTGCAGGGGGGCAAGAGCCCGATCGACAGCCAGggcaacagcagcagcgaggcgtGGGACAATCAGGGGCTCCCCAGCCCAGAGACAGAGTACCAGTACTGTGACCCATCAATGTCTCCACCGCTGCACCCTTCCAAGAGACACGCTCCTAACCCCCCACCTATCAGCAATCAGGCCACAAAAG GCAAGCGGCCCAAAAAAGGAATGGCCACAGCCAAGCAAAGACTGGGGAAGATCCTGAAACTCAACAGACACAATCGTGTCTTTGTGTAA
- the LOC142385248 gene encoding endoplasmic reticulum-Golgi intermediate compartment protein 2-like, protein MRRLSRKKALSLVKELDAFPKVSESYVETSASGGTVSLIAFSAMALLAVFEFFVYQDTWMKYEYAVDKDFSSKLRINVDITVAMKCQHVGADILDLAETMITSSGLQYESVIFELTPQQRVWQRTLHLIQSRLREEHALQEVLYKTLLKGAPTALPPREGAPSEPLSACRIHGHVYVNKVAGNLHITVGKPIHHPQGHAHIAAFVSHESYNFSHRIDHLSFGEVIPGIINPLDSTLKITFNNNQMFQYFITVVPTRLSTYKISADTHQFSVTERERVINHTAGSHGVSGIFVKYDTSSLMVTVIEQHMPLWQFLVRLCGIVGGIFSTTGMLHSLVGFCFDVICCRLKLGVYRPREDEQLHNQMNNLNNHQTPLLAENAAYE, encoded by the exons ATGAGGCGCTTGTCGAGGAAGAAAGCACTGAGCCTGGTGAAGGAGCTGGACGCCTTTCCCAAAGTGTCGGAGAGCTACGTGGAGACGTCGGCATCCGGAGGAACAG TGTCACTCATAGCTTTCAGTGCCATGGCACTTCTGGCTGTCTTCGAGTTCTTTGTTTATCAAGATACGTGGATGAAGTATGAGTATGCAGTTGACAAGGATTTCTCAAG taaactaagaataaatgTCGACATCACGGTCGCCATGAAATGCCAGC ATGTGGGAGCAGATATACTGGACCTGGCTGAGACTATGATCACATCCAGTGGCCTGCAGTACGAGTCT GTTATTTTTGAGCTGACCCCACAACAGAGAGTTTGGCAAAG GACTTTGCATCTCATACAGAGCAGGCTGAGAGAGGAACATGCTCTACAGGAAGTCCTATACAAAACTCTACTGAAAGGAGCTCCCACCGCTCTGCCACCACG AGAGGGTGCCCCTTCGGAGCCGCTCAGTGCTTGCAGGATTCACGGACATGTCTATGTTAATAAAGTGGCAGGAAACCTACACATCACTGTGGGAAA gccAATTCACCATCCTCAAGGCCATGCACACATTGCAGCATTTGTGAGCCATGAGT CGTACAACTTTTCCCATCGAATAGACCATTTATCTTTCGGTGAGGTGATCCCAGGCATCATCAATCCTCTGGACAGCACATTGAAAATCACTTTTAACA ATAACCAGATGTTCCAGTACTTCATTACAGTGGTGCCCACCAGACTGAGCACGTACAAGATATCTGCCGACACACACCAGTTCTCTGTGACCGAGCGA GAGCGGGTGATAAACCACACAGCAGGCAGTCACGGCGTTTCCGGCATCTTTGTCAAGTACGACACCAGCTCTCTGATGGTGACGGTCATCGAGCAGCATATGCCGCTGTGGCAGTTCCTGGTGCGACTCTGCGGCATCGTCGGGGGCATATTTTCCACAACAG gcaTGCTTCACAGCCTTGTCGGCTTCTGCTTTGATGTCATCTGCTGTCGCTTGAAACTTGGAGTCTACAGGCCCAGAGAG GATGAACAGCTACACAACCAGATGAACAATCTGAACAACCACCAGACTCCTCTGCTGGCTGAGAACGCCGCTTATGAGTAG